The following coding sequences lie in one Haloterrigena sp. KLK7 genomic window:
- a CDS encoding PadR family transcriptional regulator yields MYDLTGFQRDLLYAVAGFDKPHGLAIKEELENYYEKEIHHGRLYPNLDTLVDKGLVEKGEKDQRTNVYSITRRGQREFEARREWEDQYVDL; encoded by the coding sequence ATGTACGATTTAACTGGATTCCAGCGAGACCTGCTGTACGCTGTCGCTGGGTTTGACAAGCCTCATGGCCTTGCCATCAAAGAAGAACTGGAGAATTACTACGAGAAAGAGATTCACCACGGCCGACTGTATCCGAATCTGGATACCCTCGTTGACAAAGGATTGGTTGAGAAAGGTGAGAAGGATCAGAGAACAAACGTATACAGTATCACCAGACGCGGCCAGCGGGAATTTGAGGCTCGTCGAGAGTGGGAAGATCAGTACGTCGACCTCTGA